From a single Ornithodoros turicata isolate Travis chromosome 8, ASM3712646v1, whole genome shotgun sequence genomic region:
- the LOC135367529 gene encoding uncharacterized protein LOC135367529: MSVKGPPRLSTFALICLSDTVECVFALQNLKTSSRTLMSTLDRLPRETQCREGTDENPEKDLMARLLKMIMKQYREYYKVQTPLLDVTVLTTRSSFIVQGLQSNPDMKHVHELEVYDLTPCTLKPTSSEASPDSLTSQTEASPPFTSRIWVRRLQADPFALEAVFKAWLHPARRPQLKLVFSEETTIHCDIRELVLRHQGDTGSRRFDGEGIPYGNLHVKKLLSNRSICDALLPGEAWLLLPAAGGVSQGENEENPLLFAALSSSLARKEHLLLVEQDSSERFVVIPSPSSLIIRSVARREYILPMPFGAMTAVEVPTDVATRVDELLEDLPLLTDVYNPILESPGVLYQRLVHELRQSTGCFASGRVGSSAGTKFKPPGGAKPKAVSGRR, from the exons ATGAGCGTTAAGGGGCCGCCACGCTTATCCACATTTGCACTCATCTGCCTTTCGGACACTGTAGAGTGCGTTTTTGCACTTCAGAATTTAAAAACGAGCAGTCGTACATTAATGAGCACACTGGATAGGTTACCCAGGGAAACTCAATGTCGTGAGGGCACAGACGAAAATCCTGAGAAGGACCTGATGGCTCGACTGCTAAAAATGATCATGAAGCAGTATAGAGAGTACTACAAGGTTCAGACTCCGCTCCTTGACGTGACCGTCTTGACAACGCGCTCGAGCTTCATTGTTCAAGGACTGCAATCAAACCCAGATATGAAGCACGTTCACGAACTCGAG GTGTACGACTTGACACCGTGTACATTGAAACCGACCTCCTCGGAAGCGTCTCCCGATTCACTGACGTCACAGACCGAAGCATCTCCTCCGTTCACGAGCCGCATTTGGGTCCGCCGTCTTCAGGCAGACCCCTTCGCTCTTGAGGCTGTCTTCAAGGCTTGGCTGCACCCTGCTCGAAGACCTCAGTTGAAACTCGTCTTTTCCGAG GAAACCACCATACACTGTGACATCCGCGAGCTGGTCCTCAGACATCAAGGGGACACTGG GAGTCGTCGTTTTGACGGAGAAGGCATCCCCTATGGCAACCTACACGTGAAGAAGCTGTTGAGCAACCGTTCCATCTGCGATGCTCTGCTCCCCGGGGAGGCCTGGCTTCTGCTCCCAGCTGCTGGAGGGGTCAGCCAAGGCGAAAACGAAGAGAATCCGTTGCTCTTTGCTGCATTGTCCTCCTCACTTGCCCGAAAGGAGCACCTCTTACTTGTGGAGCAGGATTCTTCCG AACGGTTCGTGGTAATTCCTTCTCCCAGTTCTCTTATAATACGTTCCGTGGCTCGCCGCGAATACATCTTACCGATGCCTTTTGGCGCAATGACAGCTGTCGAGGTCCCGACAGATGTGGCCACCCGAGTCGACGAGCTCCTGGAAGACTTGCCATTGCTGACGGACGTGTACAACCCGATCCTGGAGTCTCCTGGTGTACTCTACCAACGCCTCGTTCACGAACTACGGCAATCTACAGGGTGCTTCGCTTCAGGCCGTGTCGGCTCGTCCGCGGGGACGAAGTTCAAGCCTCCTGGAGGGGCTAAGCCTAAGGCTGTATCCGGCAGACGCTGA
- the LOC135366515 gene encoding zinc finger protein 501-like encodes MQESRISEPSPRSLLVQMSSGMGGMLPDCRLLAKDDGEDDEEVATLEEGETLVVTPLVQDESEVQYITQEEEEEVITANVANIEDAGTTAVLCKMESEEKGSEIWVLGDIITVGDQGAGHCLAQVAEASTPLGGHHMPHHIVVEGAGGNETMLSMVPGAQQSREVGGKHTCIDCGKEFTTVFHLRRHRRIHTGERPYPCKVCGQCFRHSTSLKVHMRRHTGEEPFRCHICSKSFKDPANFKVHQNSHSKERPYACRVCDKRFNAASTLYAHMKIHTGERPYTCHICNRSFTFNNTLVRHIRTHTGEKPYKCEMCPLRFSTASNLSSHRKKHLQERQFHCHICPQEFSTATALTSHAKTHTGEHQHQCEVCARGFAKFSGLQAHMRKHTGDKAYTCSQCGKMFQKKLLYKQHMVNDHEPEQPAARCEVCLRDFADEQALQSHMKTHNVSRGTSAIVVYINKK; translated from the exons ATGCAAGAGAGCAGAATTTCTGAGCCGAGCCCCCGCTCCCTGTTGGTGCAGATGTCGTCTGGAATGGGAGGCATGCTTCCCGACTGCCGTCTGCTTGCAAAAGACGACGGCGAGGACGACGAGGAAGTGGCCACCCTGGAAGAGGGCGAAACGCTGGTGGTGACACCGCTGGTGCAAGACGAAAGCGAGGTGCAGTACATCACtcaagaggaggaggaggaagtgATTACTGCCAATGTGGCCAACATAGAGGATGCTGGAACCACTGCTGTCCTCTGCAAG ATGGAGTCCGAAGAGAAAGGAAGCGAGATCTGGGTCCTGGGAGACATCATCACGGTTGGAGACCAGGGGGCCGGCCACTGCCTGGCCCAAGTTGCGGAGGCATCCACCCCTTTGGGGGGACACCACATGCCTCACCACATAGTGGTCGAGGGTGCAGGCGGGAACGAAACGATGCTGAGCATGGTCCCCGGGGCTCAGCAATCGAGGGAGGTGGGAGGAAAGCACACCTGCATCGACTGCGGCAAGGAGTTCACGACGGTGTTCCACCTCCGTCGGCACAGGCGCATTCACACTGGCGAACGGCCGTACCCTTGCAAG GTGTGCGGCCAATGTTTCCGCCATTCAACATCCCTGAAGGTGCACATGCGGAGGCACACGGGTGAAGAGCCCTTCCGTTGCCACATTTGTTCAAAGTCATTTAAGGATCCAGCCAACTTCAAG GTGCACCAGAACTCCCACTCGAAGGAGCGCCCTTACGCCTGCCGCGTGTGCGACAAGCGCTTCAACGCCGCCTCCACCCTCTACGCCCACATGAAGATCCACACGGGCGAACGCCCCTACACCTGCCACATCTGCAACCGGTCCTTCACCTTCAACAACACGCTCGTGCGCCACATCCGcacgcacacgggcgagaagccgtacaagtgcgagaTGTGCCCGCTGCGCTTCTCGACCGCCTCCAACCTGTCGTCCCACCGCAAGAAGCACCTGCAGGAACGCCAGTTCCACTGCCACATCTGCCCGCAGGAGTTCTCGACGGCCACGGCGCTGACGTCGCACGCCAAGACGCACACGGGCGAGCACCAGCACCAGTGCGAGGTGTGCGCCAGGGGATTCGCAAAGTTTTCGGGACTGCAGGCGCACATGCGCAAGCACACGGGGGACAAGGCCTACACGTGTTCCCAGTGCGGGAAGATGTTCCAGAAGAAGCTGCTCTACAAGCAGCACATGGTGAACGACCACGAGCCCGAGCAGCCGGCCGCGCGCTGCGAGGTGTGCCTGCGAGATTTTGCGGACgagcaggcgctgcagtcgcaCATGAAGACTCATAACGTGTCCAGGGGGACTAGCGCGATTGTGGTGTACATCAACAAGAAGTAG
- the LOC135366517 gene encoding gastrula zinc finger protein XlCGF17.1-like → MDILQVAKECEVSTSDAKESAEASHGVPDVENGIAVVSKETEISEEDMRLDQDMRLLEPETTVIESSEEGIKPKRNSVHQCSDCGKTFSTSSNMHQHERLCHSVERKLFQCSTCQKLFTTTSNLYQHQRTHTGERPFRCTVCGRAFATSTNLRQHERTHTGEKPFVCTVCAKAFATSTNLRQHHRTHTGEKPFACEECGKAFASSTNLRQHLRSHLRRRLCAPPPPWVALNTVTACLEQALVQGTKLCQETAQTVVVNVIQAPHP, encoded by the exons ATGGATATTTTACAAGTAGCGAAAGAGTGCGAAGTGTCAACATCAGATGCGAAGGAATCGGCGGAAGCATCACATGGGGTGCCAGACGTCGAAAACG GGATAGCAGTGGTTTCGAAGGAAACGGAGATATCGGAAGAAGACATGAGGCTGGACCAAGATATGCGCCTCCTGGAACCCGAAACCACCGTAATCGAATCTTCCGAGGAAGGCATAAAGCCGAAAAGGAACTCTGTGCACCAGTGCAGTGACTGTGGGAAAACGTTTTCTACGTCGAGCAATATGCACCAGCATGAGCGGCTGTGTCACTCGGTCGAGCGCAAGCTCTTCCAGTGCAGCACGTGCCAGAAATTGTTCACCACAACGAGCAACCTGTACCAGCACCAGCGCACCCACACAGGGGAGCGCCCGTTTAGGTGCACAGTGTGCGGAAGAGCGTTTGCGACCTCCACAAACTTGCGACAGCACGAGCGAACTCACACGGGGGAGAAGCCCTTTGTCTGCACAGTTTGTGCAAAG GCATTTGCAACGTCGACGAACCTGCGGCAACATCATCGTACGCACACCGGTGAGAAGCCCTTTGCGTGCGAGGAGTGCGGAAAGGCTTTCGCGTCTTCGACGAACCTCCGACAGCACCTGCGTTCCCACCTGCGGCGTCGCCTGTGCGCTCCTCCGCCGCCGTGGGTCGCCCTCAACACAGTGACGGCCTGTTTGGAACAGGCTCTGGTACAGGGAACAAAACTGTGCCAGGAAACCGCACAGACTGTAGTGGTCAATGTCATACAGGCTCCTCATCCATAG